The Natator depressus isolate rNatDep1 chromosome 8, rNatDep2.hap1, whole genome shotgun sequence genome window below encodes:
- the LOC141992621 gene encoding E3 ubiquitin-protein ligase TRIM56-like isoform X1, giving the protein MATTKTRPCLDGTMALTFMSLQELIREDFLTCKICYDLYTVPKILPCLHSYCQHCLEPLVRDGALQCPECRLQTDVPGGASSLKTNFFINSLLELFQIKHNRDLACTVCSDAQKILTATARCLDCKDFLCQSCTQGHCCSRLTLHHKVVKLEEFLAGEYDAEMRLLQELCCQDHQQEALRFFCDTCSAPICRDCRMLDHFQHKVVSMANAVQRERPSVEQLIDSLAGTITCISEQEKAVEETIDKLKTSGENIKERITKYVDDIISYLLAQKEAVLGELSAFLTQQMEGCRLVKEELQSQKDKAISTREFSQRVLYVGKDYEILHLEGMIRNRIQELQTYIPRKLESQIPELAIAWDQPEMLSEAALFSLVFPREQPEGDMETVFEPDSEASASPSEESEDDPDLPLDSEDQEDSCPSSEESAPDTPDKNPSCCSRRSKRPKRVCTFEVDQCWSQAKPNITGIAVLPHAGGILLLDQENDEIKQYSASGHFQQSIPLPDSDGVFCGISLCGDVLACSSDSFLFFLTLEGKFLRKLLLRGSESSYAITSYEDSYIAVSEGTLCSISLYSPSGHCVGRVAPTDYHGGKFLFIAVNDWEEFIVSDFIKKQIVIIEKSGLILNVLKTSHSLLTKPFSVCVDVSSNIFVVDQLKVIKFSPDGETGEVVLSNQSRLKRPRVLAVDDGGRLVLVQEDGYVHIYCF; this is encoded by the coding sequence GCCTTGTTTGGATGGGACAATGGCTCTAACCTTCATGTCCTTACAAGAATTAATCAGGGAGGATTTCCTGACCTGTAAAATCTGCTATGATCTCTACACAGTGCCAAAGATCCTTCCATGTCTGCACAGTTACTGCCAGCATTGCCTGGAACCACTAGTGAGGGATGGAGCCCTCCAGTGTCCTGAGTGCCGGCTGCAAACAGATGTCCCAGGAGGTGCCTCAAGTCTGAAAACCAACTTCTTCATCAACAGCCTcctggagttattccagattaaACACAACAGGGATTTGGCCTGCACAGTCTGCTCAGATGCCCAGAAGATCTTGACTGCCACTGCCCGTTGCCTAGACTGCAAGGATTTCTTGTGCCAGTCCTGCACTCAGGGCCATTGCTGCTCCCGTCTCACTCTTCATCATAAGGTGGTGAAGCTTGAGGAGTTTCTAGCTGGGGAATATGATGCTGAGATGAGGCTGCTgcaggagctgtgctgccaggaCCACCAGCAGGAAGCTCTGCGATTCTTCTGTGACACCTGCAGTGCTCCCATCTGCAGGGACTGCCGTATGCtagaccatttccagcacaaggtGGTCTCTATGGCAAATGCTGTGCAGAGGGAAAGGCCTTCTGTTGAGCAGCTAATTGACAGCCTGGCAGGAACGATAACGTGCATCTCTGAGCAGGAAAAAGCTGTGGAGGAGACAATAGATAAGTTGAAAACATCAGGAGAGAACATAAAGGAGAGGATCACCAAATACGTGGATGACATTATCTCCTACCTCCTGGCCCAGAAGGAAGCCGTTCTGGGTGAGCTGTCTGCTTTTCTAACTCAGCAAATGGAAGGTTGTCGCTTGGTGAAAGAGGAGCTCCAGAGCCAAAAAGATAAAGCAATCAGCACCAGAGAGTTCTCTCAAAGGGTCCTCTATGTGGGAAAGGACTATGAGATCTTACACTTGGAGGGCATGATAAGGAATCGGATTCAGGAGCTCCAGACATATATCCCACGGAAACTAGAGAGCCAAATCCCTGAATTGGCCATAGCCTGGGATCAGCCGGAAATGCTGTCAGAGGCAGCACTCTTCAGTCTAGTGTTTCCCAGGGAACAACCTGAAGGAGACATGGAAACTGTTTTTGAGCCAGATAGCGAGGCATCTGCTTCCCCCAGTGAGGAGTCTGAGGATGACCCAGACTTGCCCTTGGACTCAGAAGACCAAGAAGACTCCTGTCCAAGCTCTGAAGAGAGTGCCCCTGACACTCCCGACAAGAACCCCTCTTGTTGCAGCAGGCGCAGTAAAAGGCCTAAGCGCGTGTGCACTTTTGAGGTAGACCAGTGCTGGTCCCAAGCAAAGCCCAATATCACAGGGATTGCTGTTCTGCCTCACGCTGGTGGCATTCTCCTGTTAGATCAGGAGAATGATGAGATAAAGCAGTACAGCGCTAGTGGGCACTTTCAGCAATCAATACCTCTGCCAGACTCAGATGGCGTCTTCTGTGGCATTTCGCTCTGTGGAGACGTCCTAGCTTGCTCTTCAGattccttcctcttcttcctgaCCCTTGAGGGCAAGTTTCTGCGCAAGTTGCTGCTAAGGGGATCCGAGTCTTCCTATGCCATCACCTCCTATGAGGACTCCTATATTGCAGTGAGTGAAGGCACACTCTGCTCCATCTCCCTTTACAGCCCTTCAGGACACTGCGTGGGCAGGGTGGCACCCACAGATTACCATGGGGGGAAGTTCCTTTTCATTGCTGTCAATGACTGGGAGGAATTCATTGTTTCAGACTTCATCAAGAAGCAGATTGTCATCATTGAGAAGTCTGGGCTGATCCTCAATGTGCTGAAGACCTCACACTCGCTGCTGACAAAGCCGTTCAGTGTATGCGTGGACGTGTCTAGTAACATTTTTGTGGTCGATCAGTTGAAGGTGATTAAATTTTCACCAGACGGTGAGACAGGGGAGGTAGTGTTGAGCAACCAAAGTCGGCTGAAGAGACCCCGTGTCCTTGCTGTGGACGACGGCGGGCGCCTTGTTCTGGTGCAAGAGGATGGTTACGTCCACATTTATTGTTTCTAG
- the LOC141992621 gene encoding E3 ubiquitin-protein ligase TRIM56-like isoform X2 — protein MALTFMSLQELIREDFLTCKICYDLYTVPKILPCLHSYCQHCLEPLVRDGALQCPECRLQTDVPGGASSLKTNFFINSLLELFQIKHNRDLACTVCSDAQKILTATARCLDCKDFLCQSCTQGHCCSRLTLHHKVVKLEEFLAGEYDAEMRLLQELCCQDHQQEALRFFCDTCSAPICRDCRMLDHFQHKVVSMANAVQRERPSVEQLIDSLAGTITCISEQEKAVEETIDKLKTSGENIKERITKYVDDIISYLLAQKEAVLGELSAFLTQQMEGCRLVKEELQSQKDKAISTREFSQRVLYVGKDYEILHLEGMIRNRIQELQTYIPRKLESQIPELAIAWDQPEMLSEAALFSLVFPREQPEGDMETVFEPDSEASASPSEESEDDPDLPLDSEDQEDSCPSSEESAPDTPDKNPSCCSRRSKRPKRVCTFEVDQCWSQAKPNITGIAVLPHAGGILLLDQENDEIKQYSASGHFQQSIPLPDSDGVFCGISLCGDVLACSSDSFLFFLTLEGKFLRKLLLRGSESSYAITSYEDSYIAVSEGTLCSISLYSPSGHCVGRVAPTDYHGGKFLFIAVNDWEEFIVSDFIKKQIVIIEKSGLILNVLKTSHSLLTKPFSVCVDVSSNIFVVDQLKVIKFSPDGETGEVVLSNQSRLKRPRVLAVDDGGRLVLVQEDGYVHIYCF, from the coding sequence ATGGCTCTAACCTTCATGTCCTTACAAGAATTAATCAGGGAGGATTTCCTGACCTGTAAAATCTGCTATGATCTCTACACAGTGCCAAAGATCCTTCCATGTCTGCACAGTTACTGCCAGCATTGCCTGGAACCACTAGTGAGGGATGGAGCCCTCCAGTGTCCTGAGTGCCGGCTGCAAACAGATGTCCCAGGAGGTGCCTCAAGTCTGAAAACCAACTTCTTCATCAACAGCCTcctggagttattccagattaaACACAACAGGGATTTGGCCTGCACAGTCTGCTCAGATGCCCAGAAGATCTTGACTGCCACTGCCCGTTGCCTAGACTGCAAGGATTTCTTGTGCCAGTCCTGCACTCAGGGCCATTGCTGCTCCCGTCTCACTCTTCATCATAAGGTGGTGAAGCTTGAGGAGTTTCTAGCTGGGGAATATGATGCTGAGATGAGGCTGCTgcaggagctgtgctgccaggaCCACCAGCAGGAAGCTCTGCGATTCTTCTGTGACACCTGCAGTGCTCCCATCTGCAGGGACTGCCGTATGCtagaccatttccagcacaaggtGGTCTCTATGGCAAATGCTGTGCAGAGGGAAAGGCCTTCTGTTGAGCAGCTAATTGACAGCCTGGCAGGAACGATAACGTGCATCTCTGAGCAGGAAAAAGCTGTGGAGGAGACAATAGATAAGTTGAAAACATCAGGAGAGAACATAAAGGAGAGGATCACCAAATACGTGGATGACATTATCTCCTACCTCCTGGCCCAGAAGGAAGCCGTTCTGGGTGAGCTGTCTGCTTTTCTAACTCAGCAAATGGAAGGTTGTCGCTTGGTGAAAGAGGAGCTCCAGAGCCAAAAAGATAAAGCAATCAGCACCAGAGAGTTCTCTCAAAGGGTCCTCTATGTGGGAAAGGACTATGAGATCTTACACTTGGAGGGCATGATAAGGAATCGGATTCAGGAGCTCCAGACATATATCCCACGGAAACTAGAGAGCCAAATCCCTGAATTGGCCATAGCCTGGGATCAGCCGGAAATGCTGTCAGAGGCAGCACTCTTCAGTCTAGTGTTTCCCAGGGAACAACCTGAAGGAGACATGGAAACTGTTTTTGAGCCAGATAGCGAGGCATCTGCTTCCCCCAGTGAGGAGTCTGAGGATGACCCAGACTTGCCCTTGGACTCAGAAGACCAAGAAGACTCCTGTCCAAGCTCTGAAGAGAGTGCCCCTGACACTCCCGACAAGAACCCCTCTTGTTGCAGCAGGCGCAGTAAAAGGCCTAAGCGCGTGTGCACTTTTGAGGTAGACCAGTGCTGGTCCCAAGCAAAGCCCAATATCACAGGGATTGCTGTTCTGCCTCACGCTGGTGGCATTCTCCTGTTAGATCAGGAGAATGATGAGATAAAGCAGTACAGCGCTAGTGGGCACTTTCAGCAATCAATACCTCTGCCAGACTCAGATGGCGTCTTCTGTGGCATTTCGCTCTGTGGAGACGTCCTAGCTTGCTCTTCAGattccttcctcttcttcctgaCCCTTGAGGGCAAGTTTCTGCGCAAGTTGCTGCTAAGGGGATCCGAGTCTTCCTATGCCATCACCTCCTATGAGGACTCCTATATTGCAGTGAGTGAAGGCACACTCTGCTCCATCTCCCTTTACAGCCCTTCAGGACACTGCGTGGGCAGGGTGGCACCCACAGATTACCATGGGGGGAAGTTCCTTTTCATTGCTGTCAATGACTGGGAGGAATTCATTGTTTCAGACTTCATCAAGAAGCAGATTGTCATCATTGAGAAGTCTGGGCTGATCCTCAATGTGCTGAAGACCTCACACTCGCTGCTGACAAAGCCGTTCAGTGTATGCGTGGACGTGTCTAGTAACATTTTTGTGGTCGATCAGTTGAAGGTGATTAAATTTTCACCAGACGGTGAGACAGGGGAGGTAGTGTTGAGCAACCAAAGTCGGCTGAAGAGACCCCGTGTCCTTGCTGTGGACGACGGCGGGCGCCTTGTTCTGGTGCAAGAGGATGGTTACGTCCACATTTATTGTTTCTAG